The Lycium barbarum isolate Lr01 chromosome 10, ASM1917538v2, whole genome shotgun sequence genome includes a region encoding these proteins:
- the LOC132613424 gene encoding uncharacterized protein LOC132613424 has protein sequence MQSWIFSAFDDLLDPKEPGRRYWTCPYYGVARSCDFYCWKDDEIDPRSKFVIPKLVRRIGELEASFEASAKVDDKPIMSTKSVESKIDMQSIEIEMDNFENKLRR, from the exons ATGCAATCATGGATTTTTAGTGCCTTTGATGACCTCTTAGACCCCAAGGAACCGGGTAGAAGATATTGGACTTGTCCATACTATGGT GTTGCTAGATCATGTGATTTTTATTGTTGGAAGGATGATGAGATTGATCCACGATCCAAATTTGTGATTCCTAAACTAGTGAGAAGAATTGGTGAACTTGAAGCATCATTTGAAGCTTCCGCAAAAGTTGATGACAAGCCTATTATGTCTACAAAATCTGTAGAAAGCAAAATTGATATGCAAAGCATAGAGATTGAAATGGATAATTTTGAGAACAAATTAAGAAGATga